ATTATGACCCGGGTGACACAGGACTTAAGTCGAACCGGGgttccagtaaaaaaaatatattacgaCGGGATCCAGTCAAACTGTGcactaaacaaataatttactGCAACATCGGAGATGTGATTGGGAAAGTCCAAAGTCTTGCGGTAGTGGCCGGtgagattttctttttggtatCGATATTTTGAGGACCTCAACAGGTAAAAGAAGATATATAGACGCAAAATGGGCTGTCTTACTCCTTTTACGAAGGAAAACGCGCCACTCATTTGCTAGTCAGTCAGCGCCTCTCTTTTAATCTTACCCTTCCTTAATAGGGTTTACTCGGTTTCTCAGGTACGTCAATCACTCACTTTTACTCTTTCATTGACTGTCTCAGAGTTCAATTTGTCatgtttatttaatcttattagCTGAAACTTTGGATCCTGTTtgtaatttattagtttttcttatgGGTTTGGATGTTTTTCTGAGTTTTAGTTTCAAGTAATGAAAAAGATTGTAACTTTATACGTTTAAAGAGCTCAAAAGCTTAGTTTCTGTCAGTTAAATTTTGGATATTGATTGAGTTGATTTGGGGTTTGATAATAGATGGGTTCGGATTCTCGCTACACTGAATTCCCTGGCTCTAACAAATTTGAGGATGAGATCGTGTTTCCGGTTTCGAATCAGTATCAAAATGTTACTAATGGATTCAAAATTGAAGATTTAGACCTCGACCATTTAGAAAATCCACTTGTTTTGCCTGACCCCGATCCGGGTAACTCTGCTTTGTCATCGATCACGAGCATGGATGGAGATTCTCCTTCTGATGATAACGACTCGGAGAATCTCCTCAAATACATAAGCCAGATGCTTATGGAAGAGAACATGGAAGAGAAGCCCTGTATGTTTCATGACCCGTTGGCTCTTCAAGCTGCTGAGAGATCACTTTATGATATTCTTGGTGAGAAGACCCTGCCCTCCTCACCCCATGAATCTCCTTCTTATGGTGATCAATTTTTGGTTGATAGCCCAGATGATAATTTTTGGAGTAGCCGCAGTGATTATAGTAGCAATAGTAGTTCTACTTCCAATACTGCTAGTTTGGTTGATCCTCAATGGAATGGTGAGTCTGGGGAATCCAAACCATCGTTTATGCAAATGCCTCTTTCTACTAATTTTGTTTTCCAGTCTGCTGCAAATCCCAGTTCACAATCATCATTCAAATTACACAATGGGTTAGCAAGTAATAGTGATAGTGCCATAAAGCCCTCTGTGGGTAACATTGTGGTACAAAATATTTTCAGTGACAGTGATTTGGCATTACAGTTCAAGAGAGGTGTAGAGGAAGCTAGTAAGTTCCTTCCTAAGGGTAATCCACTGGTTATTGATTTAGAGAACAGTTCATTGGCACCAGAGATGAACAGAAATGCCCCAAATGTGGTAGTGAAGGCTGAGAAGGAAGACAAGGAAGACAAGGAGTATTTGCCTGAATGGTTGACAGGAAAGAAGAATCATGAGCGGGAGGATGGAGATTTTGAGGAAGAAAGAAGTAACAAGCAGAGTGCAGTTTATGTAGATGAGAGCGAACTGTCAGAGATGTTTGATATGCTATTAGGATTTGGGGATGGATGCCAGCCTCCTCAGTGTATACTTCATGAGGCTGAACAACGTGAGTCAGGCAAGACTTTGCAGCAGAATGGGCAAACAAGGGGAACTAATGGTAGCAAGACTAGGGCTAAGAGACAAGGAAATAACAAGGAAGTTGTTGATTTGAGGACTTTTCTAATTCTTTGTGCGCAAGCAGTCTCTGTGAATGATTGCAGAACTGCTAATGAACTGCTGAAGCAGATCAGGCAGCACTCTTCACCTCTCGGTGATGGATCTCAGAGGTTGGCTCATTGTTTTGCTAATGCCCTTGAAGCACGTTTAGCTGGAACTGGTACCCAGATATACACGGCTTTGTCTGCTGAAAAAACATCAGCTGTGGATATGTTGAAAGCTTATCAAGCTTACATTTCAGCTTGCCCGTTTAAGAAGATTGCTTTTATCTTTGCAAACCATAGTATTCTGAATGTGGCTGAGAAGGCATCTACACTTCATATAATAGATTTTGGTATATTGTATGGTTTCCAGTGGCCTTCCCTTATCTATCGCCTCTCATGTAGACCTGGTGGTCCTCCCAAACTGCGCATTACAGGAATAGAGCTTCCCCAAAGTGGTTTCCGGCCAACAGAGAGAGTTCAAGAGACAGGTCGCCGCTTGGCAAAGTATTGTGAGCGCTATAATGTTCCATTTGAGTACAATGCCATAGCTCAGAAATGGGATACCATCCAAATTGATGACCTGAAGATTGATCGCAATGAAGTTCTTGCTGTAAACTGTGGCTTTAGATTTAAAAATCTGCTTGATGAGACAGTTGTAGTTAACAGTCCCCGGAATGCTGTTCTAAACTTAATCAGGAAGACAAAACCAGATATATTTGTCCATGCTATTGTCAATGGATCGTATAATGCTCCATTTTTTGTCACAAGGTTCAGGGAGGCACTGTTCCATTTCTCTGCTTTGTTTGATATGTTAGATACTAATATGCCCCGTGAAGATAAGATGAGGTTGAAGTTTGAAAAAGAGTTCTATGGTCGGGAGGTTATGAATGTCATAGCGTGTGAGGGCTCAGAGAGGGTTGAGAGACCTGAGACATACAAGCAATGGCAGGTTCGGAACATGAGAGCTGGGCTGAAGCAGCTTCCCATGGACCCTCTTCTCATCAAGAAATTGAAGTGTAAGGTGAAGGCTGGGTACCATGAAGATTTTGTGGTCGATGAAGATGGCAACTGGATGCTGCAAGGATGGAAGGGGCGGATTGTCTATGCATCCTCTGCTTGGATTCCTGCATAGGAATGCGGTAGCTTGTTTATGAGAGCTCACAAAGTTGGCAGAAAAGGGTTTTTCTTAGTTAAAGCAGTCCATGTCAGCAGATTCTAGTTACCATTTAGGTTTTTGCAGCACACCACACCCTACTGTCAGTGAAGCTTCTGTGCTGATTACGTAGTGATTTCATGTTGTCACACATGATTTTCTTGTGTATAGTAATCCTCACTCAAACCTAAACTGTCGCAAGCATGCGAGTTTGGTAGCAACTGGTAGCTTTATCTGATTGTTCGCTAttacttttaagttttaactcgATAGATGGTGCACTGACACTGTCATTTAGCCAAAGCTTTGGCTGTTTGATGTGATCTTGTCTTTTTAGGCATTTTCTTCTACTTAGTTTCTTTTGCGTGtcacatccataaaaaaatgtcTTATTTTTACCAAAAGATTGGAGCTGTTAGTTTCATAAAACCCCAGTTCATTAATTTAGCCAAGGTTGCTGGTCATTAGAGAAGTTCTGATATCTGTAACCAACTTGACAGCCAGCTGCCCACAAAACTCAGGAAATGCTGGATCATAAGACCCCAGTTATATTCATCATCAGGGCTATTTGACAAACTATATACCCATAAGCAGTCTATTCTGCCTGCAGTTACTAAAGAGTAATTACTGCTAGCTCATACAATGAGTTATAACCCAACTGATATTAGTGTCTTCTTTTCTCTGTAAACAAAATTACTGGAAAAAATATACTGCTAATTTAGTTACTTCTGGTCAATGTATATTCAGTCGTCGGAGCTAATTAATTACTCGTAAATGCTAGATAAACACACAGTCCGCTATACGACGGtttagtatattaattaattcacaACGCTGGCCGGCTTGAACGCTGAAGTAAACACTTCCGATCGTTATTTaagtcaaaacataaaaatccagAATTAATACTAATGGTCCTAGGTATCAAGCCTTAACCCTAGATATATGGATTACATTCAATGCATGACCGATAGTGGGGAGCATTGACGTGTATTTTTGTATAGTTTAATCAACTGATTGTTGCCTTCTTCCaagcttaaaacaaaaaattgcttGAAAGATgacaatctatttaattattatgtttCTTTCCCATCTAATTAATCCGGTTTTACATGGAGAAGGTCGCCGTCCACAAATAAAACTCGAAGACAAAGATATTGGTAATGTTGGGTGGAAGCAAATCCCATTTCGCATGGCTTTTTCTGTCCATGACAacatttatttacattttacaaGATCAAATCTGGATCTCTGGACCCTTGTGGACTAAATGAATTAATCCTGGTAAAAGCCGATCCTCTCTCTTATCCCAGCAAGGTCTTCTGATTTGTTTAGAGCAGAAATTGCTAAAATACGAACTGGTATTTGGTGCATGTAGGTCAATTACGaactgtttgagagtgtggttgaagttatttttcaaaatgattttcatttaaaaagtattaaaataatattttttattttttaaaaattatttttgatatcagtgcattaaaatgatctaaaaatactaaaaaaatattaatttgaagaaaaaaaaatttaaatttttttcaaaaatgcttttgaaacgtaaaaacacACATGTTCTTAATGCTTCTTCGAGGCGAGAGTGGCGGCAATGATTATGCAGATCTGTCCAGTCCTCTCCCTCCACCACCTAGAACATCCTGGTAATTTGAGCCTACTTTCTACTTTCCTCTCTCCTTCCACTCActctatgataaaaaaaaaaataactatgttTGTTCACTTTTCAATAACACTGTAGCGGTGACCACGCTAGGctgcattaaattttttataaaataaataaaaatgtttaaataataataaagtcaaTTTGATGAACAGGTAATCtggaatataaaattaaaatatctctatataaagtaaaaaaaaaaaaagtacaaggTTCGATATTTAAATGTAagaatgaaagtaaaaaaatcaatttttcttttaaaatacattaaaaaaaagacccgAGTCAAGTCGGGTTAATTTTACGAACCCATCAAAGTGATATGAGATgaagatttaaaaaatgtttttttaagaaaaagacctaaaaaaagaccgaagttaaataaaaaatgataaaaaaaccgagtcaataCGTGTTAACTTGACCACCCCGCACCCGGATAACCCCACATAaagtaaagtgaaaaaaaatcacaatgctcaaggatcaataatttaatggaaaatgataaaataaaaaaatcaatttaaaaaaaaacgagcaAACCcaggttaactcgactaacttGCGACTCGAGATATAAGATATGAAATAtgaataaccctataaaaagaaaagcataacaATTCACGAAGCTCAAGGCCCAATAAGTCAATgccaaatgataaaaataaaataaaaaacaaatttttaaaaatgatttttttaaaaaaaaccaaacttaaaCCAGGTCAATCATCGAAATTGATCGACCGGGTCATGAGAATGAGATTACACTGTAAAAggtaaacatgaaaaaattacaaagcaaaattctcaaccatgaaaaaattaaaattaatgcactaaatcttgcaaaaaaataattgaaagaaaatatttagggattaaattgaaaaacaaaataaatgaagaaaatgattaaaaaaaagaacaatacaaaaatgaggaccaaatttggaaacaaaataaaatgaaataagattctaaatgacaaaataagaaaaaataaataaatgcaaaagattaaaaaaatcaatcaaaagaatgaggaccatattggatacaaaaattaaatgaaactaaatgctgatggatgaaattgaaaaaaaaaacttcaagaagcattaaaatcaaaacaaatagaaataaaaaaaataaggactaaattcaaaacaaactgGAGGACATAACTGAATTTTTAAAGACTCGATAGGAATACCAAGgctcaagagagagaaaagaagaggatgagaaaaaaaattcatcgcCACCAAACAGCCATTAACTTGACCAAACACACCACTCCAACAGCTTTGACGCCACCTTACAAATCAGATGAGATGACAATCAATAGTTTTTTGCCATTAGAATACTCTCCATATGCCTCCAGAATGGCATGAGGGATGATGACATCATAACACATGctattactaaatattttaataataaaaattactaaacaAACCCTAAGGGCAtatgaatattacaaaaaaaaaacatattgcaaAGACGAAAACACCCTCCCAAGCTAGCCTTAGATTTTTTGAAGTCAAAGGTTAAATATGTCAAGACAACAAAACTTCTCTTTGCAAGGTCAATATTTTTAAGCTTTTAAGggtatcaatattattttactatatatataaataaatagaaaaagacTTTAACCCGCTGTAaagataattattaaatataatgaaGAACAAAATGACCAATACACTGTCTGTATACATAATATTTCTCATCGCATGCTAATGCTGAgtctttttagtgtttttattttattttaattttaatgttgcaTGCAATAAACTAGCAATAAATGTGAGTGCTTGGTATTAATTAgcaattaaaatcaatgaatCTCTCTCAATTAATGAACTAAAAAGCAATAATGGACAGATATCAATCATGATTCATGAGCAAGGGCATTCGCCTGGTTAAAGTTGGACCATCGAACTCTCCCAAGACAGAGACGAATCTTTTCCATATTAATCAATGGTGGTGCATGTGCCCACTCAGTGGTGCTGATGatcttattattaataaaagggTACATCGTATCTTACAAGGAACACTGCCCGATTTTAAGCTTGTAATGAAATCATACGTCCACCTATGCATATACGTGTACTTTGATTCTCCACACCCTTTcaactttatttaattaataaaaaaatcccttcAAATTAATTTGCTTGCTATTCAACCAGAAGCatacaaacaattaaaattagggcattattaaacaaattatactCTCT
This region of Populus trichocarpa isolate Nisqually-1 chromosome 9, P.trichocarpa_v4.1, whole genome shotgun sequence genomic DNA includes:
- the LOC7488109 gene encoding scarecrow-like protein 14 translates to MGSDSRYTEFPGSNKFEDEIVFPVSNQYQNVTNGFKIEDLDLDHLENPLVLPDPDPGNSALSSITSMDGDSPSDDNDSENLLKYISQMLMEENMEEKPCMFHDPLALQAAERSLYDILGEKTLPSSPHESPSYGDQFLVDSPDDNFWSSRSDYSSNSSSTSNTASLVDPQWNGESGESKPSFMQMPLSTNFVFQSAANPSSQSSFKLHNGLASNSDSAIKPSVGNIVVQNIFSDSDLALQFKRGVEEASKFLPKGNPLVIDLENSSLAPEMNRNAPNVVVKAEKEDKEDKEYLPEWLTGKKNHEREDGDFEEERSNKQSAVYVDESELSEMFDMLLGFGDGCQPPQCILHEAEQRESGKTLQQNGQTRGTNGSKTRAKRQGNNKEVVDLRTFLILCAQAVSVNDCRTANELLKQIRQHSSPLGDGSQRLAHCFANALEARLAGTGTQIYTALSAEKTSAVDMLKAYQAYISACPFKKIAFIFANHSILNVAEKASTLHIIDFGILYGFQWPSLIYRLSCRPGGPPKLRITGIELPQSGFRPTERVQETGRRLAKYCERYNVPFEYNAIAQKWDTIQIDDLKIDRNEVLAVNCGFRFKNLLDETVVVNSPRNAVLNLIRKTKPDIFVHAIVNGSYNAPFFVTRFREALFHFSALFDMLDTNMPREDKMRLKFEKEFYGREVMNVIACEGSERVERPETYKQWQVRNMRAGLKQLPMDPLLIKKLKCKVKAGYHEDFVVDEDGNWMLQGWKGRIVYASSAWIPA